The following proteins are co-located in the Acinetobacter shaoyimingii genome:
- a CDS encoding FAD-dependent monooxygenase, which produces MSQTDLHSASDSSKILDVVIIGGGLVGGLTALLLAQGGVQSTVLDAAPVLDENRVLEVANPRVLALSQATMHLLKTVKVWDKIARQMPYTGMQVWNKNGYGEINFGHSSEKYPSAEQSLGSMVEPSILNLAIQQQMLTTIQDYRTQVKVVRVERGVKCWIVKLADGTTLKTKLLIGADGANSFVREQAYIDLDVLDYKQAGLTCAIRTAKPHQYVARQIFLPTGPLAYLPMASLKAEEQGYWQSIVWTLPDDYADEYAALDDQAFTQLLTRESHHMLGEVLEATPRAKFPLKARAAQRYVTDGLALVGDAAHVIHPLAGQGVNIGCLDAAILCDVLLHDFKRGVWAHEQTLKRYEHTRKIQNEAMMHGMSAIGWLETTEFSPIVFARNFGLKQVDQHAVLKDAFMQQANGLSVLKDTRFAP; this is translated from the coding sequence ATGAGTCAAACTGATCTTCATTCAGCATCGGATTCATCTAAAATTTTAGATGTAGTCATTATTGGTGGTGGCTTAGTCGGTGGTTTAACGGCATTACTTCTTGCTCAAGGTGGTGTTCAATCTACAGTACTCGATGCTGCGCCCGTTCTGGACGAGAACCGTGTACTTGAGGTTGCTAACCCACGTGTTTTAGCACTCAGCCAAGCGACTATGCATTTACTTAAAACTGTAAAAGTATGGGATAAAATTGCTCGTCAAATGCCATATACAGGTATGCAAGTCTGGAATAAAAATGGCTATGGTGAAATTAACTTTGGGCATTCTTCAGAAAAATATCCAAGTGCGGAACAAAGTTTAGGTTCAATGGTTGAACCGAGTATTTTGAATTTAGCCATCCAACAGCAAATGTTAACGACGATCCAAGACTACCGAACGCAAGTGAAAGTGGTACGTGTGGAACGTGGAGTGAAATGTTGGATCGTCAAGCTTGCAGATGGCACAACGCTTAAAACCAAGTTGTTGATTGGTGCGGATGGCGCAAATTCTTTTGTACGTGAGCAAGCTTATATCGATCTTGATGTGCTTGATTACAAGCAAGCAGGATTAACTTGTGCAATTAGAACTGCAAAGCCGCATCAATACGTCGCTCGTCAAATCTTTTTGCCAACAGGACCACTTGCATACTTGCCTATGGCGAGTTTAAAGGCTGAAGAGCAAGGTTACTGGCAATCCATTGTCTGGACATTGCCAGATGATTATGCAGATGAATATGCCGCATTGGATGATCAGGCTTTCACACAATTGTTAACACGTGAAAGTCATCATATGCTGGGTGAAGTATTGGAAGCGACGCCACGAGCTAAATTCCCACTCAAAGCCCGTGCAGCGCAACGTTATGTCACAGATGGCTTGGCTTTGGTTGGTGATGCAGCTCATGTCATTCATCCACTTGCAGGACAAGGGGTGAATATAGGTTGTCTCGATGCTGCCATTTTATGTGATGTGTTATTGCATGATTTCAAACGCGGTGTATGGGCACATGAGCAAACTTTAAAACGTTATGAACATACCCGTAAAATTCAAAACGAAGCGATGATGCATGGCATGTCTGCGATCGGTTGGTTGGAAACGACAGAATTCAGTCCGATTGTTTTTGCACGTAATTTTGGTCTAAAGCAAGTTGATCAGCACGCTGTTCTAAAAGATGCATTTATGCAACAGGCCAATGGATTGTCTGTACTGAAGGATACTCGCTTCGCACCTTAG